The stretch of DNA gtttgtgtgtgagtggtgtgcaTGTATGAGGATGGGAGCTGACAAGTGGTGACATCCAGCCCataagtgctggggatggaacctgagGTCTTGTACACActaggtaagcactttacccaccgAGTTCTGGCCTGTTTAAGTACCTGTACTACTACCTTTTTCCTCTTCTAGCTTGTCAGACCAAACTACTCTGTCTCCCCACAGGAAGGCCACATGCCATGTAGGGAAACTGAGCAGTGTGAGCTGGAGGTCCCTGCCTGACCCTcggtggtggtggggatgagaatggcccccacaggctcatatatctgaatctTGGTCCTCAGTTCCTGAATCTGGGAATGAttaggtgtgtcactgagggtgggctttgagatttccaaaGGTCATGCATGCCAACGCCTGTTAACTTTCTCTTGTCGCCTCCTGCTTGTCTATCAGTATGTAAGttcccagctactgctccagcgttctcttttataaactgccttggtcatagtgtcttttcacagcaataaaaacaactAAGACAATCTATTTTGTCACTGCCCTGGCCACCAAGGGCTGAGTAGCAGGAAACAAAGTGTGCCAAATTCAAGAGCCAGCTCAGATGGGCGTAGCCCCCCTCTGGAGTTCTGCATCTGAAATAGCCTGGGATCCTGTATCCAACACTCCAGATTGGTGACTCATAACGATAATGATCATAATATTCACAGTAATAATAAACAATAGCTTAGCTCATGCCTTCCCAGAGGATGCTGAGTCAGAGCAGTGGCGTTCTCCAGTGGTCCTGAGGTTCTTTCATTGGTGTTTCTTGTGCACTTGTGTGGTATGTACTTGAGGAGGGCAGGGGACCTCAACTGTCGTTCCTTTATTGTCATCCatcttgtttttctgagacagggtcacactggCCTGAATCTTCCAGTTTGGGTAGGAAAGCTGGCCAACACACTCCAAtggcctgcctgtctgctgccctACCCTAGACTTGAGCATGAAGCACCTTACCTGGCTTTTGCTTGTTCTGAGGCTCAAACCTCACTCCCTTCACTGTTCCCTCTGTAGACTGAGCTGCCTCTGAGCTGGCGGCttatttccctcctcttcctcccatctcctcctctcctgctgtCGTTTTTTTTCTGGGGGGTAGGCTGGGCTGATCTCAGACTTAAAGCCTCCTGCTGTCATAGCTTCCCAGACCTGAGTGCCAGCCCAAGGCCGCAGCTCATTCAAAGCAGGACCAACACCCACTGAACAGTGGAGAAAAGGTACCCTAGGCTACTGAAAGGGCCTGCGTTTGCTCCTCAGGCCCAGGGGTCTCGTAGAACTTCTGCATCCTAAACCTAGCCCTGGTCAGGGATGTCCAAGGGGTTTCCCCAACAGGGGCTTTCCACACTAATAGAGGACAAACCCAGGTCAGTTCGACAGTTTTCAGAAATGGGGGATTCCCCTAAGCAGAGACGGCTTTCAGGGAGGGGCTTCCCTAAAGTTACCTACCAGGCCTGGGAAAAGCCAagttaagaaatttaaaacaaagccctttctttgtcttctgatttggagaggtcagagaacactCAGGTCTCTCTCCTGAGAGCTGTGAGGTGACTTGCTGGGAGACTTAAGTTTCTATGTGGGACATGTGTGTGAAACCACATTCTCTAGAAACTGCATAGCAACCACAGCAGAGAAAGAACAGGCTACAGGAAGCAGAGCCTGCAACAGACAGCTCAAGTTCAAGACGCCACTTTGCTGCGTGTGACCCCATGCAGCATCGTGACCTTGTCAGCAAAGTGCCTACTTTGTCCTGTAAGGGAGGAGGCCcagttctatccccagcactctGTGAAGAGCTAATTGTAGCAATGTCCACAACCTCAGTGCTAGGGAAGCAGGACAGCGGGCCACCAGGGGCTCACTGACCAAAGTAACTGACCTCTAGGTGCTActgaaatggttcagtgggtaatggCACTTGCCACCAATACTGACATCCTGAGTTCTAGTTCCAGGTCCCACATGGTGAAGCAGagacactgtggcatgcatgctcACAGGCATGCACAATAAATGTCAGTAAAATGTTTAAACCCAATTTGTGGGATTACTGTTATGAAAAGACATAGGTTGAGACAAGAtaccagcccaggctggccttgaactatctCCATACTCTTGCCTCAGCCCACCAAGTGCTGGGGTATAGGCACGAACCCCTCACCCAGTTATTGTGTGACAGCTCAAACTCCTGGGAGGCTAACGCAACAGATAAAAATGCCACCCAAGCTGGTCAGAGTAATTCATAACCTATGttcatcacagcacttgggagaacaaGGTAGGATGATTGtcacaagtttgagactagcctgtgCTACAGTGAGTTAGTCTCAAAAAAACCATGAGCTGGAGGAATTACTCAGTGGTTGATACACTGATTGCCCTTaacctagttcaattcccagcaccctcatgacGGCTTATAATCtttttctactttaaattttaaatatatgggtgtgttgtctgcatgtatgtctctacaTGTATGTGGATCCCTGCAACTGAAGTTTGAAAACACCAAGGCTGCAGAGCTTTGTGACTCACTGCTACCCCCTGGTGGATATATACTTGGATACAACAGCATTCTGTAATTtacccttccttccctgtctggCCAATCTTCCCTGCACATcacagggaggagagaaagactgTTGTAAGTGCTGAAGTTACCTATAGTCCACAGGACGTGACAACAGCCAGGTTGGTGAGGCAGTCTGGCTGGCTAGGTGTTGACAGGCTCAGAGAGATCCCAGGAATATTTCTGCAAGGTGGTGGCACCAAGCCGGAACCGGTTAAAatgttctggatttttttttttcttttctgtgcagccctggctggcctggaactcaccatgtagtctAGGCTTGCCTTAAACTTAAAGAGATCAGCCAGCtgcagactcccaagtgctgggaactgagtgtcAAGCAGCTCCCAGAGTGCAATGCGCCCTGGAAAGGAGGGTGAAGGGGCAGACATTCGGAAACTTATGCCTCTGGCTGAGGGCAGCTGAGGCATCTCACTGTACCGTTTTTTTCATGCCCATTCATCTGTTCAACTCTAATTTTAGGATACATCCATGTTCTGTAGTACCTGCACTTGTGGAGCTCAGGACAACTTAGAggtggttctctcctgccacgaGTCCTGGGAGGTGGAACTGTGCTAAACTTGTAGCAAGTACCTTTAGTGGCTGGGCCACCTTACCAGCTCGAATTAATTGTGCCTGTGTATATTTGCGGAGTCCAGAGAATGCTGAATGTCCTGCTCAATCATGctccattttatttccttagacagggtctctcacttaaaCCTAAGGGGAGATTAGTAGCCAACAAGCCCCGTCTCAATCCTCAacagcaccaaagctacatgagTGCCCACGCCATGCCCAGCATTTACCACGGGTGCTAGtattggactcaggtcctctcagGCCTCTGTAGCAAGAGATTTTTACAAAGAGCCATGTTCCCAGtctatagccttgaactcctgatctctaCCTAAGgtcctgggattgcaggtgtgtgctaccacacccctTTTATACAGGGTGGGACTGGAAGTCAGAGTTCCCTGAATGCTAtgcaaagcactctaccaactagaGCAGTCTCAAGTCActaattcattttcactgaaacaAGGCCTCAGgggtcagcccagcctggccttgaaccaTGACCCTTCTGCTCCATTCTTCTACCTGCCGGAAGACAAGTGTGcactggtttttggtttttgtttttttttacagtgtGGGAATGGAAACCATGTTAAACCAAGCTCTGCCATAGAACTCTAGCCCGAGACCCACTGTGCTCTTTCCAACAGCAGAAACTTCCCAAATCCTTGAAGATCTCCTCCCACGGACAGGGAGAAGGTTCGGGGTCGCAGCAGAGGACACTGGTTCCATTGCAGGAAGCACCTATAACTGCAGTTGCAAAAGACTATGCGCGTGCATATAAAGCAAAAGTTAAAATTGAAGCCTGGTGTGGCtgtgcttttgatcccagcactcgggaagcagaggcaagcatctctgtgagtttgaggccagcctgggctacagagtgtacTCAAgaacagccaaggatacatagaaaacctgtctgaaaaagatgcgcgcgcgcgcgcacacacacacacacacacacacacacacacgcacacacacacttcagaataAGATGCTACCCTAGCAGAGGCAAAGGCCCGTGTGGAAGGCTACATATTTCAAaagtaacccaggctgccctAAATTTGTATCCTTTTGCCTCCATGGAGTGCTTGCTAGGCGAAGAGGGGAAgatgagggaggaaaagaggaaggacaggCTGAGAAAGACGAGTTGGAGAGACACTGATGGCCCAGGACTTCTGAACAGTGAGGGACAGGGCCAAAAGCATGGCTGTTAGGACTCTGGTTCTCCCCCACCTAGGATCACCCTCTGCCTCAAACAGCACTGAGCCATCGGCATCCAGCACCTGGAACTGTTTATTAGACATTGTTACCAGTTGCAGGACAGAAAGctagacagaagaaaaacagtgACCACAGACCCATAGGGACAGACCCTGCCCATCTGGGGACATGTGTATCCCCAACCCAGTAGACCGACCTGGCAACTGCTGCCCCTCCCCAGACCCCCAGGACTTTGGCATAACGCTGATtggtggggaggggctgcagACAGTAGAGCCCCTCAACCCGAAGCAGGAAGTGTGATGAGTGCTGGGGACAGGCTGGGGGAGAGGGACATGGGGCAAGCCGTGGGCTGGGATGTGAAGGGCAGCAGAAGTAAAGGAAGTCAGGAGCTAGGAACATGGTGTCTAGGTTTCCTTTTCTGAAGAAGGGCCCACAGAGGCCTGCAGGCCGGTGGCAGTGGCTGGGGCAGGTCACGCACTGATGTCTTTCTCGTTGCCCGCTTTGGGGACGGCTTCCAGCAATGGGTCCCCGGGGCccgcctcctccccctccttggCCTCACCAGACTTGGAGTTGGGGACCCAGAGGCCAGAATCAATGCAACGCTGCATGTGGTACTTGGCATCCTGTGGATGGAGAACACAAGCAGGTGAGGCTGTGCCAGCACCATGGTGGCCCTGCTGTCCcgtccctccctccaggctgctCAGCACCTCCTCTACCCAGAATTGTCTAGAAGGGCAATGAAAAGGTCTGGTACTGTGGCTCAgctggcagagcacttgcctagtgttcctgaggccctgggttccattccaacACCATATAAAACCAGATATGGAGGTGCATACTTGTGACCCTccacttaggaagtggaggcactgggatcaggagatcaaggtcatccagcttgggctacaggagaccctgcctcaaaaaataatcACAAGCACACAAAAAGGAGTGGAGGTGAAAACAGAAacacggctcagcagttaagggtgcttTCTCCcaaatcatgaggaccagagatCAGATCCCAGCACCAAAGTTAACAAGTGAGGTGTCCTGaacactcagaaaacagaggcaggaggatctgtgaactcaaggatagcctggtctacaaagtgagactctatctcaaaacaaaacaaaacaacaacaaaaacccatgatAAATTAGGGTGGGCTGGAATCTTACTGACAGCACCCCAAACTGTGTTTTAAGCGCATACTCCCTAAGCTGACCAATGCTGCAACCCATTCCCTGTGAAGAGCAGCCGCAAACAGAAAGACACCCAGAGATGAAAACAGACAAGACGGTAGGCACAAGCTCAGcagaggtctgtctgtctgtctgtggtgctgggcatAGAGCCCTGGGCTGCACAGAAGCTTTGTCTACCACCGAGCCACAGCTACAAACttgtgaaaaaattatttttcacatttttttatttgtctgtgcatgcatgtggaagtcagagagaacttgggggagtcagttctctccctccactatgTAGGTCCCAAGGACGGAATGCAGGCTGTCAGGCTTGAAGGCAGACACCTGCTTCTGCTGCGGTAGCCTGTAGCCCTCActggctttttgaggcagggactcAAAGTGGAGTCCACACTGGTCTCAGCGTCACGAGCCTCCTCCCGCAGCTTTGAGGGCGTGCCAGAACACCTGTTTTTCTAATAACtatgcttttttccccccaattattttatttttatacatatgggtattttgcctacatgtgtctgtctgtgcaccagctggtgcctggtgtccacacagacaagaagagggtactggatgccctgggactggagttatagattattgtgagctgccacgtgaatctgggtcttctggaagagtacctagtgctcttaaccactgagccatcctgatAGCCCTTCTCTTCTGGTCTTAGAGACTGGCCCGAATATATCCCAGGCCTCACTATGTTAGCAGACAATGACCTCGATCtcattcctggtcctctggagtgctgggactgcaagtATGTACTTGTCACTACTGGCTTCAtgcagtgctagggactgaatccAGGTCATCCTGCATGCCAGACAAGTGGTTTGcaactgagctgcagccccaAGCCTgcccagaaattttttttttttttttaaagactgtatagtcctgactgtcctggaactcaccctgtagaccaggttagccttgaactcagagacccgcccgcctctgccttctaagtgctggaattaaggcatgcaccaccacctctggctccagagtaatttttttttttctattatcagcttgacagtacaaattcttatctgaATAGTAAAATTTTTCATCGAAGCTTGCCCAGtgagtgattgagtaaaaccaaaacttattataagccacagtcctcctagggtccccctgctatttagcctccctggttctgtggatcAGAGTAAGTATTTTTCAATTCTGCTATATAGTGTCTGGTCATAGTGATTCTGGGGCTGTAGCAGAAAAATCAATTGTAAATGATGCAAAAAGAAGTATGGGGCTGGCTAGGCGGcagtggcatacgcctttaatcccaacagaggtagagccagatggatctttgtgagttcaaggccagcctggtctacaaagaaagatctaggacaggcaccaaagctacgcagagaaaccctgtctcgaaaaaccaaaataaataaataaataaataaataaataaataaagtgtgggGCAGCATTTCAACTACATCTGAGCTATACAGGTAACGGGTGAGCCTTCCACTAGGGTTTGCAAACTCTGTTCTAGATATGCATTCCCATGGAAGCTTCTAGAATCCCTAGTCCTTTGTATAGAATGTTTCCACAGACAAGGAAACTACGGTGGCTAAATCAGAAGCCAGCTGACAGAGCTGGCAACAAACCAAGTTGTTAACATTCAAACCTGATCTGGATGcctggctcagtgatagagcccctgcctagaatcctccagtgaggggctggggtgtggctcagaagCAGACTGAGTGTGTGGGAAGCACTGGGTCACAGTATCAGAGTCACTCAAAGGGAGACTCATAGGGAAAGCTCAACACCCCGACTAGATGGTGAGTGCACAGAAGGTACTCATCACGCAGCGCCTCTTCAGGAGTGCTGGGCCTCTCCTTTTCTAAGAGAAGCCCAGAAGGGCCACACACACCAGGCAAGGTCTACTGAGCTCCACCCTGCCCATCCTCTTACTGtcgttctgagacagggttccactGAGCTACTCGGGCTCATCTTGGACTCACCCTGTCTAagcttggtcttgaactcacaaccctGCTCTTCTTAGCCTCTTGAGATGACAGGCTTGCACCCCCAAGCCCAGCCCATCTGCTGCAGAACCTTGGAGACAGGTCTAGAAACACAGGCGCCCTCAGGGCGGCTTATGGGAACTCACAGTGGGATCCATCTTGCTGATGGCATCCTGAAGCATCTGCACATCCTTCACGTCAAAGCACTTCTGCAGCTCCTGGGTACAGAGAGGCAGGTGAGGACTCGGGCTGgcgagtgtgggggaggggcggcaGGGCTCACAGATCACCTCCTCCCTCCTGGGCCCCAAGGAGCCGCACCTCTGGCAGGGACTCATAGACCTCCACAGGGTCCAGGCCGCCAGGGCCTAGCCTCTTCTTGCGCTCTTCCTCCTCATACTCCTTCATGGCCTTCTCTATACGCAGCTTGGCGCGGCCCCGAACACGCTCCTTAAAGGCCTCCAGTTCATACTTGAAGCCCTCCATGTACTGGTGGTCTGCGGTCTGCGGAAGAGTAGGTGCTGTGCACTGGACACTGACATCCAGGAGTTTAGGGGACAAGGCCCCTGTCTGCAGCTCTTGGAAGCCTTCTGGGACTCCCTGAGGCCTTTCCTGAACTCCTCATGGGCACTCAAGACTCGACCCTACTCTCCTGTACTCAGTCCCTTCCTACTACCTTGTGGGCCCATCTATGGCTGGCCAGCTGCCTGGCCCAGCTAAACAGCAAGGCCTGGTACCACCCTCACGTGTCCTCCAGCAAGGTCTATAGGCACTTCAGTTCCGGACTGTTCTACCCTGTCCTGCTCTCAGGATCCCCAATCTTTCTGAGgaccatgttcagttcccagcatccacatgacagcttgGAAACAccagtgactccagctccagagttccaacaccttcttctagcctctagAGACATTTGCATGCACATGATCCACATAAACTCACTCAGGCACACATCCATCAACAAGAAATAAACGAATAAATCATGCACACCAATAGCTTGTCTGACTGCTGGACTCACAtaagggtagaaggagagaacctacccATGCCACAGAGCTGTCCTATTACAGGGtccacatacacaccatgcaggcacatgtatatatgcatacatatatacataccatcACACGTATATACCACGCatacaattttcaaaattaaaaagaaacgaACACGGCCACATCCAGCCACTGTCACTGCAGCACCTTGAGCCCTCCCGATAAGACTCTGACCACAGGTCCCTAGTCGGTGTGCACACTGTGGGCTTCCTGGTGGGATGGGAGCCCATACCTTGATCTTGGTGAAAAACTGCCGGAAGCAGGCTCGGGGGTCGACCTTCAGACTCTTGGCCAGCTCCAGAATAAACTGCATCACCATGGTCTGGTGGGCCACCTGCTCCATCAGTGCACATTTCTGCCAGGACAAAGAGGTGGGTGTCACCCAGCAGCAGTGTCTGGGAGTCGTTCTGAAGCTGGGCCAGGCTTTACTCACCTCCTCCACTTCCAGGTCAATGCACCAGATAACCAGGTAGTTGGCTGTCTCCTCACACACCAGGTGGACGTTGTCTGACAGGTACTTCTGGCTGTCGTCCCAGCGGTGAAGCATGCCTGCAGGGAAGGATGTTGCAGAGGCCGTCAGAAGCCGCTCCCTGGCCTTGACTACCAACTGGAGGCCTGTGCAGGAACTCACCGAAATGTTTGATTTGTTTCTCGTACTTTTCAACGAAGGTCTTGTGTTTCTGCTCTCTTGCCTCCTCTGagtcttcctctgccttctcaggCTTGGTATTGACCATGCTCTGTGACAGGGCGAGAGGGCAAGTGGGCTGGGGCAAGGCAGGGGTGCGCCCGGGGTGCGGGGGCCGTGGCCGCCGCGCCCATCCTGTCCACATCGGAGGCGGTGGCGTCGCTAAGTGCATCAAGGTGGCAGAGGCGTGGCCGCGGGCCTTCGGGCAGATCAGAGGGGATGGGTGGGCTTCACTGGCCTCCAGCAGCCAATCCCAAGCTCAACCTGTCCCCTCTGTGGCTCTACTTGGCTCTCATTGCCAGAattctttttctaatttacaGGGATAGGGAGATGGGGTGGACCCAGGGCTGTCACAGTTCATACATAGGTCTAGCCTCCACCACCAAACCATGCCCAGCTTGACCAAGTCTGACCATGCTCTGCAGTGCTCCCGCCATGTCCCACCTTGCTGAAGCCATCTTTGCTGAGGGTGTCCACATTCCAGGGcatgttcttctccttcctgcgCATGTCCTCCAGCTTCTGCTCCCAGCTCCGCTCCTCCTTACGCAGCTGCTGCGCCTCGGCTCGCAGCCGCTCCAGCTCCACCTGGCCACCGCCCTCGGCCACTTCCAGCTCCCTCAGCTTGCGCTGGCACTCAGCCACCTTGCGCTTGCATTCACGGCAGCCTCGATCcagttcctccttctccttctgaaACTGCTCCATGCGCTCCACTCGGGCCTGCAGGCAAGGACAGGCAGCAGAAGCTCACTTAGGAAGAACAACTTTaggagccgggcatggtggcgtttgcctttagtcccagcactcaggaggcagagacaggtggatctctgagtttgaggccagcctggtctacatagaagagttccagggcagcctaggctacaaagaaaACTTGCCTCaaaatagagagagacagagacagaggcagagagagagagagagagagagagagagagaaggaaaagaaacaaagaaagaaagaaaccaatttTGTCCCTTGCCCCCTGTCCAGCCACAGCCCTGGGGTTTTAATCTCTGCACTGGACATGACCCCAGGAGATGTATACACCAAGTGTAAGCCTTGACCTCCCAACTGCCCACCATAGAGGACTAGACACACCTTGGTCAGGGACAAACCCTGAGCTCTTGCTACAGTCCACATATCCATGCACCACCTGCTGGTGCCTTGCTGCCACATTTTTACAGTTTTTCATCTCACTAGCAACAACCTCTCTACACAGCTGAGAATGAacctgaactctgatcctcctttctctctagTGCAGGTGCAAGGTAGAGCAACAGGAACTAGTCATGTTAGGGGAGCAGCAGAGGCCTTGCTtagcattttcattttgaaaaaatagGTTTAatcaattcatttatttgtgtgtgtgcacacacaacaacACATGAAGAGGAAATGTGAGAGTTACACTCTGTGTGCACTGGAGATTGAactgggttgtcaggcttggtggcaagtgtctttacccacggagccatctttcTGTTTGCTAGTTCTTGTTCACCATCTTAAGACACCTTGGGTTGCACCAGCAccataaaccaaaccaaagcgGTGGAGCATTCCTGTGACCAAGCACTCAGGGAGGCTGAGCCAGAGGGCCGAGCACATACCAAGCCAGCCTAAGCAACTCAGCAAGACTTGGCTTGAAATACAACTTAAGGCCAGgctggtagcaaatgcctttaatcgtAGCAATGGGAAGatggaggtaggtggatctctatgagctcaaggccatcctggtctacatagttagaccctatctcaaaaaacaaaaaaaataagtaaatgaagggcctccacacatgcactctAAGCGCATGATCAGacatctctatctctttctctctctctctctctctctctctctctctctctctcacacacacacacacacacacacacacacacacagctggagaCTATAGGAGACGACCACAGTGAGATGCTTTCATAGGGAGATagctcccagggaagagcactgtGCAAGAAtgagcctgagttcagatccccagtattcaagaaaaaaaaaagtgctgcctgtcaccccagcactgtagggagcagaggcaggaggatggctggggcTTGTTGGCCCCAGCCCACTCCAGGtccactgagaccctgtctcaagggaataaggcagagagtgataaagCAGGACCCAGACATCCTCCTCTGTCCTGTCTGTGAACCCAGTTATGTGCACCCAGGACAACAAAAGTCCCCTTACATAGCAGCCCTGGCCTGTGTCATGTTCCCCTAAGGGCTCTAAGGTCAGTACCTTGCTGGGCCAGACAGTGGCAGGAAGTTGCCAGGCTGTTGGCATTCTGGAGGACGGCCACCATTTCCCTAGTGTCCTCTGAATAGCTGCAGGGAGACTGAAGCTaaaaaagaggtgtgtgtgtgggggggggggtgttggtggTCACAGTGATAGCAGCCACCTGCCCCACCAGGCTTACATCTTCCACATGGGAGGGGCCGCAGCAGGCTGACCCAGACACAAGTAACAGGATGATGCGGGTGTTCTTTTTCAGAAGGGACACTGAGCTCCTCAGAATTCTGACACCACATAGCTCACTGGAAGGAGCCAGAAGAAACTCTACATAGCACATATCTGGCCTCAGAGCCTAGTAGGTGGGGCTGGGAACTCACTTAACCCCTTTTCAAACCTCCACCTCTATTTTTCTGGCGTTGGTTCTACCAGGGACAGAACCCAGTGCCCCATACCTGCTCCACAAGTGGCCTGCCACTGAGCTCCACACAGCTTTTGTATTTCATAGTTTGACACGGTGTTTCCTTACATCACTGAGGCTGGCCTGACCTCACTCtgcattgcccaggctggccttgacctcactctgcattgcccaggctggccttaatctcACTCtgcattgcccaggctggccctgacctCGATCTCACtgcattgcccaggctggccctcacCTCACTCTACAttgctgaggatggccttgaatttgtgatctcctgcctcagcttcaccaACAGCTGGAAAAATAGGCCTGC from Onychomys torridus chromosome 7, mOncTor1.1, whole genome shotgun sequence encodes:
- the Cdc37 gene encoding hsp90 co-chaperone Cdc37, with product MVDYSVWDHIEVSDDEDETHPNIDTASLFRWRHQARVERMEQFQKEKEELDRGCRECKRKVAECQRKLRELEVAEGGGQVELERLRAEAQQLRKEERSWEQKLEDMRRKEKNMPWNVDTLSKDGFSKSMVNTKPEKAEEDSEEAREQKHKTFVEKYEKQIKHFGMLHRWDDSQKYLSDNVHLVCEETANYLVIWCIDLEVEEKCALMEQVAHQTMVMQFILELAKSLKVDPRACFRQFFTKIKTADHQYMEGFKYELEAFKERVRGRAKLRIEKAMKEYEEEERKKRLGPGGLDPVEVYESLPEELQKCFDVKDVQMLQDAISKMDPTDAKYHMQRCIDSGLWVPNSKSGEAKEGEEAGPGDPLLEAVPKAGNEKDISA